CAGCGGCACCGGTGGCCAGGCCGCCACCGGTCTCGGCACGGCCTGGTACGTGCTGGCCGGCGCGGGCACGCTGCTGCTGATCGGTGGGGGAGCGCGGCTGGCCACCGCCCGGCCGGCCCGGCGGTGACGGTCCGCGACCGCGGCGCGCTGGCGGCCCTCGCCGCCGGCGCTGCCGCGCTCACCGCCGCCACGGTGGTGGCCTGCGGCTCCGGTCCGACCGAGCCGGTCGGCGCGGACGAGGCCGCCCGGCTGGCCACCGCCACCCCGAGCGCCGAGACCAGCGGCAGCGGCGCCCCGTCGGTCCCGGTCACCCGGGGCGACCTGCCCACCACCGACCGGGCCGTCCCACCGGTACGGCTGCGGATCCCGGCGATCGAGGTCACCGCGACCGTCGACGCGGTCGGCATCAACCCCCGGACGAACGAGTTCGAGGTGCCGCCGAGCGTCGACGAGATCGGCTGGTACCGCTTCGGCCCGGGGCTGGAGGCCGACCAGGGCTCGATCGTGGTCGCCGGCCACGTCGACAGCGCCGACCAGGGCCGGGGTGCCTTCTTCCGGCTGCGGGAGCTGGACCGGGACGACACCGTCACCGTCACCGGCGACGACGGGCGGGAACGCCGGTACCGGGTGGTGGCCCGGGAGGAGTACGCCAAGACGAAGATCCCGCTGGACCGGTACTTCGCCCGCGACGGAGCACCCCGGCTGACCCTGATCACCTGTGGTGGCCCGTTCGACGCCGAGACCCGCCGGTACCGGGACAACATCGTGGTCACCGCCGTACCGGCCTGACCCCGGTCCGGCCCGCCGGTTCCCCCGGTCCGCCGGTTCCCCCGGCCCGCCACAGCCCCGGCGGGCCGGGGGAACCGGACGCGCGGGGCAGCCGGCCCACTCCGCTGGTTAGGCTGAACCCTGATGGCATACCTGGATCACGCGGCGACCACTCCGATGCTCGACGAGGCACTGGAGGCGTACGTCGCCACCGCCCGCGAGGTCGGCAACGCGTCGTCGCTGCACGCGGCGGGCCGCCATGCCCGTCGGCGGGTGGAGGAGTCGCGGGAACGGGTGGCCGCCGTACTGGGTGCCCGACCCTCTGAGGTGATCTTCACCGGCGGCGGTACCGAGAGCGACAACCTCGCGGTGAAGGGCATCTTCTGGGCCCGCCGGGCGGCCGCCCCGGGCCGGCACCGGGTGGTCTGCAGCGCGATCGAGCACCACGCGGTCCTCGACGCGGTCGACTGGTTGGTCGAGCACGAGGGCGCCGAGGTCAGTTGGCTGCCGGTCGACGGCGGCGGGCGGCTCGACCCGGAGCGGCTACGGGCCGAACTGGCCGGCCACGGCGAGCGGGTGGCCCTGGTGACCGCGATGTGGGCCAACAACGAGGTAGGCACGGTCCAGCGGGTGACCGAGCTGGCCGCGATCGCCGCCGAACACGCGGTGCCGGTGCACACCGACGCCGTCCAGGCGATCGGTCAGGTGCCTGTCGACTTCGCCGCCAGCGGGGTCGCCGCGTTGACCGTCACCGGGCACAAGCTCGGCGGGCCGATCGGCGTCGGTGCCCTGCTGCTGGGCCGGGACGTCGCGGCCACCCCGCTGCTGCACGGCGGCGGCCAGGAACGCGACGTACGCTCCGGCACCCTGGACACCCCCGGCATCGTGGCCTTCGCGGTGGCCGTGGAGACCGCGGTCAAGACCCAACAGGAGTACGCCGCCCGCGTCGCCGCCCTCCGCGACGACCTGGTCGCCCGGGTCCGTCAGGCGGTGCCGGACGTGATCTTCAACGGCGCGGCCACCGACCGGCTGCCCGGCAACGCGCACTTCTCCTTCCCCGGCTGCGAGGGCGACGCCCTGTTGCTGCTGCTCGATGCCCAGGGCATCGGCTGCTCGACCGGCTCGGCCTGCTCCGCCGGGGTGGCCCAGCCCTCGCACGTGCTGCTCGCAATGGGCGCCGACGACGACCGGGCCCGTTCCTCGCTGCGGTTCAGCCTCGGCCACACCTCCACCGCCGCCGACGTCGACGCCCTGGTCACCGCGCTGCCGGCGGCCGTGGAACGGGCCCGGCGGGCGGCCGCGCTGGGCTCCGCCCCGCGCTGACCGTCGGTCGGTGTGGTGGGCCGACCCGCCCGCTGACCGCCGTCCGGCGGAGCGTTTGGTCCACCCGCACCCCGCTGACCACCGTGACGGTGCGGTTGTCCCCCCGCCGGATGCCGTCCGGGCGGGGCGGTGGCTAGGGTTGGTGGGGAAGGGAGCGTGGGCTGGTGAGGGTTCTGGCGGCGATGTCGGGCGGGGTGGACTCCGCCGTGGCGGCGGCGCGGGCGGTCGAGGCCGGGCACGACGTGACCGGGGTGCACCTGGCGCTGGCCCGTAACCCGCAGACCTACCGCACCGGGGCGCGTGGTTGCTGCACCCTGGAGGACTCCCGGGACGCCCGCCGGGCGGCAGACGTGATCGGCATCCCGTTCTACGTGTGGGACATGGCCGACCGCTTCCACGCCGACGTGGTGGACGACTTCGTCGCCGAGTACGCGGCGGGGCGTACCCCGAATCCCTGCCTGCGCTGCAACGAGAAGATCAAGTTCGCCGCGGTGCTGGACCGGGCGGTGGCCCTGGGCTTCGACGCGGTGGTCACCGGCCACCACGCCCGGCTCGGCGCCGACGGCCTCCTGCGCCGCAGCGTCGACCTGGCCAAGGACCAGTCGTACGTGCTGGCGGTGCTCACCCGGGCGCAGCTGGACCGGTCGGTCTTCCCGCTCGGCGACTCGACCAAGGCGCAGGTCCGGGCGGAGGCGACCGACCGCGGCCTGGCGGTCGCCGACAAGCCGGACTCGCACGACATCTGCTTCATCGCCGACGGCGACACCAGGGGCTTCCTGGCCGACCGGCTGGGTGAGGCCCCCGGCGACGTGGTCGACGCGCTGACCGGTGCGGTCGTCGGCAGCCACCAGGGTGCCTACGCGTACACCGTCGGGCAGCGCCGGGGCCTGCACCTGGACCGGCCCGCCGTGGACGGCCGGCCCCGCTACGTGCTCTCCATCACCCCCACGACCAACACGGTGACCGTCGGCCCCGCCGAGGCGCTGGAGGTGGCCACGGTGCACGCCACCCGCGCGGTGTGGACGGGCACCGGGACACCGACCGGGCCGGTCGAGTGCGAGGTGCAGCTGCGGGCGCACGGCGACGTGGTCCCGGCCACGGTCGTGCCGAGCGGCGACGGCCTCCGGGCCGACCTGCGCCGGCCGCTGCGCGGGGTCGCCGCCGGCCAGGCGATCGTGGCGTACCGCCCGGACCCGGCCGGCGACGTGGTGCTCGGCTCGGCCACCATCTCCGGCTGACCTGTGGGCCGGTTCGCCAGCGGACCTGTTCCGTAGGTTCGGCGGCGGCCCCGGTCGGGCCGGTTCGGCGGCGGCCCTGTTCCGCCGGTGCGGGCGGCCGGCCCTGTTCCGTAGGTTCGGGCGGCGGACTCGGTTCGGGCGGCGGGCCTGCTCCGTCGGTGCGGCGGCAGCGCCGGCCGGGTGGCCGGGGTGAGCGGTTACCCTTCGGCGGTGACTGACCAGACCTGGCCCTGGCCGACCGGCGCGGCGACCGGGATCGGCTCACTTCCCGGCACCGACATCGCCGAGGCGCAGCGGATCGTCCTCGGCGAGCTGCCCGTCCTGCCGCACCTGCCCGAGCTGCCCGCCCGTGGTCCGGGCGCGGACCTGGTCGGGCGCACCGGCGGCCTGCTGGTCGAGCTGCCGGTGGAGCTGTACGCGGCCCGCTGGCGGATCGCCCCGCGCCCCGGGCGGGACCTGCGCCGCGCCCGGGACCTGATGGAACGCGACCTCGACCAGCTCGCCGAGCAGGCCGACGGCTACACCGGGCCGGTCAAGGTGCAGGTAGGTGGCCCGTTCACCATGGCGGCGGCGCTGGAGCTGCCGATCGGCGGGCGGCTGCTGCGCGACCCGGGCGCGGTACGCGACCTCACCGACTCCCTCGCCGAGGGGCTGCGCGGACACGTCGCGGCGCTCACCCGTCGGCTGCCCGGTGCCGCGGTCCTGCTGCAACTCGACGAGCCGTCGCTGCCGACGGTGCTCGCCGGCCGGGTGCCCACCGAGAGCGGGCTGGGTGCGTACCGGCCGGTGCCGGGGCCGGACGCGGCCGCTGCCCTGCGGACGGTGATCGAGGCGGCCGGGGTGCCGACCGTGGTGCACTGCTGCGCCCCCGACGTACCGCTGGAGGTGATCCGCTCGGCCGGCGCGGTAGGCGTAGCGCTCGACCTCGGCCTGCTCACCGAGCTGGACCCGCTCGGCGAGGCGATCGACGCCGGGCTCGGCCTGCTGGCCGGCGCGATCGCCACGAGCCCACCGTCGGCCGGCCCCGCACCGACCTCCGCCCAGGTCGCCGACCGGGTACGCCAGGTCTGGGACCGGCTGGGCTTCCCCCGCAGCCGGTTGGCCCGCCAGGTGGTGGTCACCCCGGCCTGCGGCCTGGCCGGCGCTACCGACGGCTACGTCCGGGCGGCCCTGGCCGCCTGCCGCGACGCCGCCCGCCGCCTAGCCGACGAGGTGTAAGGAAGGGCCCCCTGTTAACGCATACGGTCGAGAAGGGTCCCCTTCTTGCATCTAGAAGCGTGGCGGCAGCGCGCGGGGCGGGGCTGCGCGCGGGCGGGGCTGCGCGCGGGGCGGGGTGGCCGCGGGGCGGGTTTGGTGTCGTACCGGTGGGGCAGGATGAGGCGCATGGTGGGACAACTACGTACCGTCGTGATCGATTGTCCGGACCCTCGCGACCTGGCGGGTTTCTACGCCGAGTTGCTGGGCCTGCCGCTGAACGAGGAGCAGTCCGACGGCAACGACTGGGTGGTGCTCGGAGGACCGCCCGGCCAGCAGCCCCGGCTCGCCTTCCAACGGGCACCCGATCTGCGTCCGCCGGCCTGGCCCGACCCGGAGCGGCCCCAGCAGTTCCATCTCGACGTGACCGTCGAGGACATCGAGACCGCCGAGCAGGCGGCCCTGAAGCTCGGTGCCCGGCGGCTGCCCGGTGAGGGGGAGGGCTTCCGGGTCTACGCCGATCCGGCGGGCCACCCGTTCTGTCTCTGCTGGGACTGACCACCCGGGCCGGACCAGGCAGGCCGGCCGGACTGGCCCAGGCCGGTCTGGTCCAGCCCGGTCGGACCGGGTTGGGCTGGTCGGACCGGGTCGGGCTGGTCGGCCTGGGTTGGGCTGGTCGGGCTGGGCTGGGCCGGCGGGGTTGCGACGGCCCGGCATCATGGCGCTGTGATCGACTCCTCGCTCCGGCGGGCCAGCGGCTCGCTGTACGGTCTGGCCTACGGTGACGCCCTGGGGCGGCCGACCGAGTTCCTGACCGTCGCCGAGATCCACCGCCGGTACGGTCCGACCGGCCCCCGCGAGCTGGTCGGCGAGCCGGCCTTGGTCACCGACGACACCCAGATGGCGTTGGCGGTGGCCCAGGCCGTGCGCGAGGCGTCCGTGCCGACGCCCGAGGTCGTCGAGCCGTTGCTGCGGCGTCGGTTCCTGGCCTGGGCGGTCAGCCCGGAGAACAACCGTGCCCCGGGCATGACCTGCCTGCGCGCCTGCGCCGAGCTGGCCCGGGGGACCCGCTGGCAGGAGGCGACCCAGGCTGGCTCGAAGGGCTGCGGCGCGAACATGCGGGTGACCCCGATCGGTCTGCTCGACGTCGACCTGACCACCCTCGCCGGTCTGGCCCAGTTGCAGGCGGGGCTGACCCACGGCCATCCGACCGGCCTGGCGGCCAGCGAGCTGACCGCGTACGCGGTGCGGTTGGCACGCGAGGGCGCGGCCCTGGCCGACCTGCCGGAGCTGTTGCTGGAGCGGGCCGACCGGCAGCGGCACACCTACCACGGCGACTGGCTCGGTGACCTGTGGCAGCGCCCCGGAGTGGACTCCGCGCGGGAGTTCATCGCCCGGGGCTGGGACGAGTGCCGGCGGGCGTTGCAGCGGCTGGTGACCGCCCTGGGTCGGCCGGACGACGGTGGTGACCCCTGTCGGCACACCGGTGAGGGTTGGGTGGCCGAGGAGGCGTTGGCGACCGCGTTGTACTGCGCGATCCGGCATGCCGACGATCCGGTCGCCGCGCTGGCCCGGGGGGCCACCACCGCCGGTGACTCGGACTCGATCGCCGCGCTGGCCGGGGCATTCCTGGGGGCCGCCGTGGGGATGGCCGCCTGGCCCGCCGGCTGGGCCGGGCGGATCGAGTACGCCGACCAGCTGCGCACCCTCGGCGCGGCCTGGGACTGACCGCCGGCCGACCCACGGCGACCAGCGGGTCCGACCGGGCCGGGCGCCGGCCCGCTCCGGGCCAGTTCAGCGCAGGTGGGGCAGGGTACGGATCCGGCGCCACAGCTGCTGGTCGCAGGTGCCCGCCCGGTTCTCGAAGGCCACCAGGTCGACCTGGATCGGGTCGCCGAGGTCCAGGAAGCTGTCCCGCTCGGCATCGGGGTCCCAGTCGCCGGTGGGGATCGGTACGTGGTCGTCCCGGTGGCTCTTGTCCTGACTGGTGATCTTGAGCACCTCGGCGTGCCGGCGCTCCACCCGCAGCACCAGGCAGGGGCGGACCTTCGAGCCGTCCCCGTCGGCGTACGGCACGTCGGCCCACCAGATCTCCCCGCTGCGGGGCGTACCGGCCGGGGCCCGGTCACCGGTGCGGGGGCGGGGCGGGCTGCCGGGGCGGGTGCGTGGACGTTTCGGTGCGCCGGTCCGCCGGTCGGCGCCGTCCGGCCGGGTGCGGGGCCGTCCGCCCGGCCGGTTGCGCCAGCTGTCCCAGGCCCAGCCGGCCACGACGGCGAGCAGGATCAGCGCCGCCCACGGCAACCACTCGGGCATCCGTACCTCGATTCTCGCTGTCGTCGACTCCGCCGGCGCTGCCCGACGGTGGTCGGGACGGCCGTCGGTGCAGGTGACGGATATTGTCCCACCGTCCCGATACGGTGCGGGGGTAGCGGAGCACGGGAGGTCCCGTGGTGTCGAGGGGGTCGGCGGTGGCGGACGACGAAGCGGTGGCGGACGACGAAACGGTGTGGGACGACGGAACGGTGTCGGAGGGGAGCGGGGTGTCCGAGGAGGCCGGTGCCGCACAGGTGAGCGCGGAACAGGAGGCGGCGGCCGGCGCCGAGCCGCCCCCGCAGGCCCGGGAGCGGCACGCCACGTTGAGCCAGGACCTGACCGAGCACCAGTACCGCTACTACGTGCTCGACGCGCCGACCATCACCGACGCCGAGTTCGACCGTCAGTTGCGCGAGCTGGAGGCGCTGGAGGGGCAGTATCCGGCGCTGCGTAC
Above is a window of Micromonospora yangpuensis DNA encoding:
- a CDS encoding class F sortase, whose product is MTVRDRGALAALAAGAAALTAATVVACGSGPTEPVGADEAARLATATPSAETSGSGAPSVPVTRGDLPTTDRAVPPVRLRIPAIEVTATVDAVGINPRTNEFEVPPSVDEIGWYRFGPGLEADQGSIVVAGHVDSADQGRGAFFRLRELDRDDTVTVTGDDGRERRYRVVAREEYAKTKIPLDRYFARDGAPRLTLITCGGPFDAETRRYRDNIVVTAVPA
- a CDS encoding cysteine desulfurase family protein; its protein translation is MAYLDHAATTPMLDEALEAYVATAREVGNASSLHAAGRHARRRVEESRERVAAVLGARPSEVIFTGGGTESDNLAVKGIFWARRAAAPGRHRVVCSAIEHHAVLDAVDWLVEHEGAEVSWLPVDGGGRLDPERLRAELAGHGERVALVTAMWANNEVGTVQRVTELAAIAAEHAVPVHTDAVQAIGQVPVDFAASGVAALTVTGHKLGGPIGVGALLLGRDVAATPLLHGGGQERDVRSGTLDTPGIVAFAVAVETAVKTQQEYAARVAALRDDLVARVRQAVPDVIFNGAATDRLPGNAHFSFPGCEGDALLLLLDAQGIGCSTGSACSAGVAQPSHVLLAMGADDDRARSSLRFSLGHTSTAADVDALVTALPAAVERARRAAALGSAPR
- the mnmA gene encoding tRNA 2-thiouridine(34) synthase MnmA yields the protein MRVLAAMSGGVDSAVAAARAVEAGHDVTGVHLALARNPQTYRTGARGCCTLEDSRDARRAADVIGIPFYVWDMADRFHADVVDDFVAEYAAGRTPNPCLRCNEKIKFAAVLDRAVALGFDAVVTGHHARLGADGLLRRSVDLAKDQSYVLAVLTRAQLDRSVFPLGDSTKAQVRAEATDRGLAVADKPDSHDICFIADGDTRGFLADRLGEAPGDVVDALTGAVVGSHQGAYAYTVGQRRGLHLDRPAVDGRPRYVLSITPTTNTVTVGPAEALEVATVHATRAVWTGTGTPTGPVECEVQLRAHGDVVPATVVPSGDGLRADLRRPLRGVAAGQAIVAYRPDPAGDVVLGSATISG
- a CDS encoding methionine synthase, with translation MTDQTWPWPTGAATGIGSLPGTDIAEAQRIVLGELPVLPHLPELPARGPGADLVGRTGGLLVELPVELYAARWRIAPRPGRDLRRARDLMERDLDQLAEQADGYTGPVKVQVGGPFTMAAALELPIGGRLLRDPGAVRDLTDSLAEGLRGHVAALTRRLPGAAVLLQLDEPSLPTVLAGRVPTESGLGAYRPVPGPDAAAALRTVIEAAGVPTVVHCCAPDVPLEVIRSAGAVGVALDLGLLTELDPLGEAIDAGLGLLAGAIATSPPSAGPAPTSAQVADRVRQVWDRLGFPRSRLARQVVVTPACGLAGATDGYVRAALAACRDAARRLADEV
- a CDS encoding VOC family protein, encoding MVGQLRTVVIDCPDPRDLAGFYAELLGLPLNEEQSDGNDWVVLGGPPGQQPRLAFQRAPDLRPPAWPDPERPQQFHLDVTVEDIETAEQAALKLGARRLPGEGEGFRVYADPAGHPFCLCWD
- a CDS encoding ADP-ribosylglycohydrolase family protein; its protein translation is MIDSSLRRASGSLYGLAYGDALGRPTEFLTVAEIHRRYGPTGPRELVGEPALVTDDTQMALAVAQAVREASVPTPEVVEPLLRRRFLAWAVSPENNRAPGMTCLRACAELARGTRWQEATQAGSKGCGANMRVTPIGLLDVDLTTLAGLAQLQAGLTHGHPTGLAASELTAYAVRLAREGAALADLPELLLERADRQRHTYHGDWLGDLWQRPGVDSAREFIARGWDECRRALQRLVTALGRPDDGGDPCRHTGEGWVAEEALATALYCAIRHADDPVAALARGATTAGDSDSIAALAGAFLGAAVGMAAWPAGWAGRIEYADQLRTLGAAWD
- a CDS encoding type II toxin-antitoxin system PemK/MazF family toxin, coding for MPEWLPWAALILLAVVAGWAWDSWRNRPGGRPRTRPDGADRRTGAPKRPRTRPGSPPRPRTGDRAPAGTPRSGEIWWADVPYADGDGSKVRPCLVLRVERRHAEVLKITSQDKSHRDDHVPIPTGDWDPDAERDSFLDLGDPIQVDLVAFENRAGTCDQQLWRRIRTLPHLR